ataaaataaggacttaaaataaatataattttttgactattgatttaattgaaatgactagtggaattcattgttttgagtCCCACATGTTttttaaatcaatgatgaaaacatgTGTACTTATTTTAGGTTCTTATTTTGTGTACTTataagagaattcatatatatagagagggagagagagaggaagatggTACTGAGCTTTCGTCAACCCTACAACATGAAATCGTGCACGCAAACGTCCAATGCTACATAACATGCATGTAGTCAAAttaaaatattctccaacacaTTATTGATATGGggcgatttttttttgaaacgaaaATGAGGAGTCAAACCTCATCGCAAGGATTATACACGTTATTTTTATCACTCCAATTAATAATTCGGGTCTAATATGGGGACTAATTAATTACCTCGTAGATTCTCATAACAAACACATGCATGCATTTTCATCGCCGACAAAATTACATATGTATATTGGTGTGGTGTGGCATCTagctatctatatatatatataggaattctcctatgtggaccaaaaagtgtggaccaagtttgtggaccaaaatccaatggttgtaatcaatcacaacataagtgggggtcacacatttattatgggacccaccacatctatggttgaaaaacaagtccacaaacttggtacacacttttggtccacataggagaatttctgtatatatatatatatatatatatataagcaccaGCTACAGCGTAACTGTTGTTTGTCTTCTCTCGATGGAGGTGGCATCCATCCCCTACACCgagacacaaacacacacactgACACacatatggcatcaaaatgcatcaTTGATAATATACAAAGTAAAACTCTAATACATAATCATTCCATAAATTTAGTATTCTTTCAATGATCATTACACGACAAGAATGGGGAAAAATATTGTGTCCAATCATATCATAAGTTGTTCCATGTTCAAGAAAAAGAAGGCTATATAGAGGGACAGGGGGAGAGAACTCTAGAGAGAAGCCTTCCCAAGCCTGTAAAGGAGTGGAGGCCAGCTAATAAGTCAGAATACCCATTGTATCATTGATGATGACCAAAGTTTCACCACTCCCATCCCACCCACGTTTCTAAATCATTATGCTCTCAGCCGAACATGGGCCGGGTCGGCCGGGCTGGGCTGGGCTAAAAATTTTGATCCAATAGTTTAGGGCCAGAACCTATACTGAAGCCCAGTCCAATTACAAATATTGATGCCCAATAAGCTAAACACAAACCTAAAGGCCTTTGTTAAACAAGAGGCCAAAATTCCAACCGTCCTAGATAAATGAATCATCTGTGTAGCTACATCGAATAGAAGCAATGGATCTGACTTTGTTTTACAGTGAATACTATTGTGATGCAATTTATATTATCTAAGCACAATGCGAACTAACAAAGAAGTTACCTTTGAAGGTTTGAGTTCCAGACTTGCCAATCCTGATCAACATAGTTCTGAGCCCATAAAAGGGATACTCGTGCAGCTAAAGGTGCACCAGGTAATCTCCTCTCCTTTAGAGCAGTAAACATATCAGTGAAAGGCTCCACTAATAAGGTCCCGGGCCCTCCATACTCTTCATGCAAGAAATCGCTTAATATCTGCtttcgaaacaaaaaaaaacctagtTGAATCACTAAGTCTCAACTTTAAACAAAAACTGCAAAGCAAACAAATTTATGGGACCAGCATGCACGAAAAGTGAGACATTCCTATGAATTCTGTCCAAATAACTGTACTAATCTGTTGTGCAATAACATTTCCTTTTGTCGAGTCAATAGTTGAACTGTTCTAAGTCTAGCACGAGCGAGAACTATGAACTTATCAAGattaaaagaggaaagaaatcCTATGATGGCTGAAACATAGCATTTAGGGAATCATAATGGATCAAGAAAATATAGCAAATGAAATGGGAAGACATGAAATTGAGCAAGGATACGCCGAACTTTCAGTTTGTCAGTGgcatttttataaatataaaatacattacaccctattttctctttttctatGCCATGAATTTATATAATGGCTATAAAAACGAACTGTTACTCAAAACATAGGAGTATTGGAAGATCACTTCCTCCTGGTAGACAAGAATTTAAGTTTAGTAAGAGAAGCCAGTAACACCTATTCTCAAGCGTGCAAATTTATACAGTGTTGAAGAGGAAAGTTTCTGGTAGGCTGAAAAGATTTGGTAGGTATTCTTCCACTTCCaatcaagaaagaaaagggAGATTGCATATGCTTCTTTCACCCTCACTATCATCCTATCATACAGTAGCACAAGATGGTTCAAAGAATTCCATCAAAGACTAAACGCTGAATTTGTTTCACCACAAATTCCACTAGCCTCAGTACTCATCAGGAACCTTATCGATAACATGTGCCAATAAGTTAATAAAATCCAAACTAAGTTACTAAATATTAAGACCTTATTGATAACAAGTGCCAACAAAGTAAATGCTACTTTCACGTGCATATACAGATACTATGTCAAAGAGAAAATAATCAAACAGGTGCAAAAGAAGACGATGGTTCATCTTCTGTCCACAAAGTGAAGAGAGTGAGGGATCACATGCATGTGCTTCTCtgagatttaaaaataaaaacaagcaTCCCCCCCAAACGGGAAACACTCAAAATCAGATTGAAGTGTAACTAACTGTCTATGGAGTAAACGGGTTGGTACTATTCTTCAACCAAATTCTCTGCAGTACCAATCCAACTGCTTTTAAACCTCTTAAATAGTCCAAGTTAACAGAAAAATCATTGAAGAAATCATTTGACTTTCAATAGTGGTTTTTAAGAATATAACAGAAAGTCATGAGACCTAGTCTACAAGAAATATCTCCGAGTAATATAATAATGACAGGAAGAGAGTAAGTTTTAGTCGCACATTTCCTCGAATAGGTGGTGTTCAAGTACAAGTTTCAGTTCCATAGCTTAGTCAATCCATGGTCACAAAGATGGTAAGTAAGAAAATTGCTCTACACTGGACCTCCAGACACCAACCAAAAAAAGGAAAGTAAATGCATTCCAATTCGTACTGATTTAGAGCCACAAATTTAAACttcaaaaaacaaattatataaCGAGTATGAGTAATAATCCCTTACCCATCCACACAAATCCAACAAGGTGCCATCATTATAATACGACCCCTACATGTATCCATCCATCTTAATCCACATTAATCAAAGATTACTATTTACCAGACTTATCACGAaaccaacaaagaaaaacaataccAAGCTACAATTGAAAACAAACACCAAAAATCCGCAATAGAAGACTTAAGAACAGAACAATTACCTCGGCGCAAACCTCTATTACATGATTTAGATCATCTCCAAACGTTTCCTTCTCCTCTGATAGCTTCTTCAGTAACTCAGCCCTGAACTTCCGAGTCTCCTGTATCATAACCGGAGCATTAATTACTCCATAGACAGACATACACAAATAGAATCACAgatgtacatacatatacacatagaaTTAGAATTATCGGCACATACATGTTCGGCGAACTCAGGGATTGGGTCGGGATACACGTATCTCGGGGGAGGAGTAGCTCTGAGAGGGTTTTTAGAGATTCTAGAGGAagatagagaaagaaaggaaTGGCGAGGAAAGTGCAGAACGATGCGAAGGCTGCATAGGGCAGGAGCTGTCGTTGTAGAAATCGGATTTATGGCGGGAGTTGATGCAAATATGCtaaacagagaagaagaagaagcgcaGATGCAGAAGGCCATTACCTCAACCTACTGGCTACTGCAATCTCCGAACACGAACTTACCCATTACGATTTATGAGTTGGGCTCATTTTATTTGGGCCATACGGCCTCAAACCAGTGTTGGCCTACTTTCTACCTAAACATGATGGAGAAGCCCATTACCTGGCCCAGAATATGGGGAACCAAAGAGCTTTTTGGGTTGTCAAATTAACTACTTTGTGATCCACAAAgatgtttagtttttttttttttgtagtgtgTAAAATAATGGACTAAGGTCGAAAAGTAAATTCGAGGAAGTTCCTATAGAGCCAAGCTATCTTTTAACCTAACCTAATTTCAAAAGTTACATGGAAAGAATGCCTacaaaaatgaacaaatatATTATAGGACAATACTAAAGACCCCAAAAGTCCCataaaatctatgtggcattaaaataatcattgattaaaaacacatatgtagggatcatttcacatccaacactccaaattaaatgagggtcttttgggggtctcaagcattattctataTTATAATAATACACACCCCACTTTAATTCTTTAAGCAATGTGAATCTCAATTGTCTTCAAGAaaccaaattttcaattaaactAAATTATTTTGTCTTCTATCAAgttatttttagggtttgggCTATTGAACTATTTAATGTTGTAACTCCTTAAGGGTAGTATTCAGTTTTGATTTCGAAATAAAATTGAAGAGATGAGCCGTCCTTCTTGTTTC
This genomic stretch from Tripterygium wilfordii isolate XIE 37 chromosome 22, ASM1340144v1, whole genome shotgun sequence harbors:
- the LOC119992022 gene encoding protein PLASTID REDOX INSENSITIVE 2, chloroplastic-like yields the protein MAFCICASSSSLFSIFASTPAINPISTTTAPALCSLRIVLHFPRHSFLSLSSSRISKNPLRATPPPRYVYPDPIPEFAEHETRKFRAELLKKLSEEKETFGDDLNHVIEVCAEILSDFLHEEYGGPGTLLVEPFTDMFTALKERRLPGAPLAARVSLLWAQNYVDQDWQVWNSNLQRGWMPPPSREDKQQLRCSWCLYIYI